Proteins co-encoded in one Synechococcus elongatus PCC 6301 genomic window:
- a CDS encoding CmpA/NrtA family ABC transporter substrate-binding protein, translated as MNEFQPVNRRQFLFTLGATAASAILLKGCGNPPSSSGGGTSSTTQPTAAGASDLEVKTIKLGYIPIFEAAPLIIGREKGFFAKYGLDVEVSKQASWAAARDNVILGSAGGGIDGGQWQMPMPALLTEGAISNGQKVPMYVLACLSTQGNGIAVSNQLKAQNLGLKLAPNRDFILNYPQTSGRKFKASYTFPNANQDFWIRYWFAAGGIDPDKDIELLTVPSAETLQNMRNGTIDCFSTGDPWPSRIAKDDVGYQAALTGQMWPYHPEEFLALRADWVDKHPKATLALLMGLMEAQQWCDQKANRAEMAKILSGRNFFNVPVSILQPILEGQIKVGADGKDLNNFDAGPLFWKSPRGSVSYPYKGLTLWFLVESIRWGFNKQVLPDIAAAQKLNDRVTREDLWQEAAKKLGVPAADIPTGSTRGTETFFDGITYNPDSPQAYLQSLKIKRA; from the coding sequence ATGAACGAATTTCAACCAGTCAATCGTCGTCAGTTTCTGTTCACGCTCGGAGCAACCGCTGCTAGCGCTATTTTGCTGAAGGGTTGCGGTAATCCTCCTTCCAGTAGCGGCGGCGGGACTTCTAGTACAACTCAGCCAACTGCTGCAGGGGCGAGTGATCTGGAAGTCAAGACAATCAAATTGGGCTACATCCCCATCTTTGAAGCGGCTCCACTGATCATTGGCCGCGAAAAAGGCTTTTTTGCCAAATATGGCTTGGATGTTGAAGTCTCGAAACAAGCCAGCTGGGCAGCTGCTCGCGATAACGTCATTCTCGGTTCTGCTGGTGGCGGCATCGATGGCGGTCAGTGGCAAATGCCGATGCCTGCCTTGCTAACGGAAGGTGCGATCAGCAACGGTCAAAAAGTTCCCATGTATGTCTTGGCTTGCTTGAGCACCCAAGGCAATGGCATCGCTGTTTCCAATCAGCTCAAGGCCCAAAATCTGGGCTTGAAGCTAGCGCCCAACCGCGACTTTATCCTCAACTACCCGCAAACTAGCGGCCGGAAGTTCAAAGCATCCTACACCTTCCCGAACGCCAACCAAGACTTCTGGATTCGCTATTGGTTTGCAGCTGGCGGTATCGATCCTGATAAAGACATTGAACTCTTGACCGTTCCCAGCGCAGAAACTCTACAAAATATGCGCAATGGCACGATCGATTGCTTCAGTACCGGCGATCCCTGGCCGTCGCGGATTGCCAAAGATGACGTCGGCTATCAAGCTGCGCTGACAGGTCAAATGTGGCCTTACCACCCCGAGGAATTCTTGGCGCTGCGAGCAGACTGGGTAGACAAACATCCGAAAGCTACGCTCGCCTTGCTGATGGGCTTGATGGAAGCGCAGCAATGGTGCGATCAGAAAGCAAATCGGGCAGAGATGGCCAAGATCCTCTCCGGTCGCAACTTCTTTAACGTGCCGGTTTCGATCCTGCAGCCGATTCTGGAAGGTCAAATCAAAGTTGGAGCAGACGGAAAAGATCTCAACAACTTTGATGCCGGCCCGCTCTTCTGGAAGAGTCCGCGCGGCAGTGTCTCCTATCCCTACAAAGGGCTCACCCTCTGGTTCTTGGTGGAGTCGATCCGCTGGGGCTTCAACAAGCAAGTGCTACCTGACATTGCAGCCGCCCAGAAACTCAACGATCGCGTGACTCGTGAAGACCTCTGGCAAGAGGCAGCCAAGAAATTAGGGGTGCCCGCTGCGGATATCCCAACCGGATCGACTCGCGGTACCGAGACCTTCTTTGATGGCATCACCTACAACCCAGACAGTCCGCAAGCTTATCTCCAAAGCTTGAAGATTAAACGGGCATAA
- the ntrB gene encoding nitrate ABC transporter permease — MVTARETRRNGSRPSGLKKWRQKLDGILLPLAGILGFLIIWQIFSSSGATRLPGPLSLFTEERTRELLLYPFLDRGGLDKGLFWQTIASLTRVAQGFSIAAIIGISVGILVGLNRQLNAMLDPLFQFLRMIAPLAWVPIALVAFQQNQPAAIFVIFITAVWPILINTAEGVRQIPQDYNNVARVLRMSKSKYLMKVVLPAALPYIFTGLRIAIGLSWLAIIAAEIVMSGIVGIGFFIWDAYQQNYVSDIILAVIYIGAVGLLLDRFVAWLQRWILRNM; from the coding sequence ATGGTTACTGCACGGGAAACAAGACGAAACGGAAGTCGTCCTTCTGGCTTAAAAAAATGGCGTCAGAAACTCGATGGCATCTTGCTACCGCTAGCAGGAATTTTGGGTTTCCTCATCATTTGGCAGATCTTTTCTAGCAGCGGGGCAACCCGCTTGCCCGGCCCGCTCAGTCTCTTCACAGAAGAGAGAACACGCGAGTTGCTGCTCTATCCCTTCTTGGATCGCGGCGGGCTGGATAAAGGTCTGTTCTGGCAGACGATCGCTAGTTTGACGCGGGTGGCCCAGGGCTTTTCGATCGCAGCCATCATCGGCATTTCCGTTGGAATTCTAGTTGGCCTCAACCGCCAACTCAACGCGATGCTAGACCCACTGTTTCAGTTCCTGCGCATGATTGCACCGCTGGCTTGGGTACCGATCGCTTTGGTCGCCTTCCAGCAAAATCAACCTGCAGCAATCTTCGTAATTTTCATTACCGCCGTTTGGCCAATTCTAATTAATACGGCGGAAGGGGTACGCCAAATTCCCCAGGACTATAACAACGTAGCTCGCGTGCTACGGATGTCGAAAAGCAAGTACCTAATGAAGGTGGTCTTGCCGGCAGCCCTGCCCTATATCTTTACCGGCCTTCGCATTGCGATCGGCTTATCTTGGCTAGCGATTATCGCTGCAGAAATTGTGATGTCTGGCATTGTCGGCATTGGCTTCTTTATCTGGGATGCCTATCAGCAAAACTACGTTAGTGACATCATCTTGGCAGTGATTTATATCGGTGCTGTTGGCTTGTTGCTAGACCGCTTTGTGGCTTGGCTGCAACGCTGGATTCTACGCAATATGTAA
- a CDS encoding nitrate ABC transporter ATP-binding protein (This model describes the ATP binding subunits of ATP-binding cassette (ABC) transporters for nitrate transport, or for bicarbonate transport, in bacteria and archaea.), protein MSLFVAVENIEKSFPLSGGNEYLALKGIDLEIKQGEFISLIGHSGCGKSTLLNLIAGLELPTDGAVSLEGQQITAPGPDRMVVFQNYSLFPWLTVRENIALAVDEVLRDLPKEERQAIVEEHIQLVGLGHAADKPPAQLSGGMKQRVAIARGLATRPKLLLLDEPFGALDALTRGNLQEKLMQICEENHVTAVMVTHDVDEAVLLSDRIVMLTNGPGSKIGGILEVDIPRPRKRMDVVHHPSYYSLRSEIIYFLNQQKRVKKLNARKVTTVARHGLEKVNLEIGYVPLMACAPLVVAQEKAFFAKHGLDEVSLVRETSWRGIVDGLTENYLDAAQMPAGMPVWMSVGGQGGSPLPIVSSLTMSRNGNGITLSKALYDEGIQTVDDFRNLLRSTADKQHIMGIVHPASMHNLLLRYWLAANQIDPDRDVQLRTIPPAQMVADLKDGTIDGYCIGEPWNAWAAQKEIGFTIASDLEIWNGHPGKVLGVREDWANRYPNSHVALVKALLEACQYCEDPANWDELRELLSDRRYLSCPKEYIQFSQSTADDLAVPHHRFAGAGVNRPSRTEHLWMMTQLARWGDVPFPRNWVEILERVCRVGVFSTAARELGLSEVVNYQRSTPVELFDGVPFNAEDPIAYLNSLPIHRDFSVAEIALDQPRPIAAA, encoded by the coding sequence ATGAGTTTATTTGTTGCTGTTGAAAACATTGAAAAATCATTCCCTCTGAGTGGTGGGAATGAATACCTTGCCCTTAAGGGTATCGATCTTGAAATCAAGCAAGGTGAATTCATCTCGCTGATTGGTCACTCCGGTTGTGGGAAGTCCACCCTGCTCAACCTGATTGCTGGTCTAGAGTTGCCAACCGATGGCGCGGTCAGTCTCGAAGGTCAGCAGATCACCGCACCAGGGCCAGACCGGATGGTGGTCTTCCAGAACTACTCGCTTTTCCCTTGGCTGACGGTGCGCGAAAACATCGCGCTTGCGGTCGACGAAGTGCTGCGCGATCTGCCCAAAGAAGAGCGGCAGGCGATCGTGGAAGAACATATCCAACTGGTGGGCTTGGGTCATGCAGCGGATAAGCCACCCGCTCAACTTTCTGGCGGAATGAAACAACGGGTGGCGATCGCACGGGGCTTGGCGACTCGTCCGAAGTTGCTGCTTCTCGATGAACCCTTTGGGGCGCTGGATGCACTAACGCGCGGCAATCTGCAAGAGAAGCTGATGCAGATTTGCGAAGAGAATCACGTCACGGCCGTTATGGTCACTCATGACGTTGATGAAGCGGTCTTACTTTCCGATCGCATTGTGATGCTAACCAATGGGCCCGGCTCGAAGATCGGTGGCATCCTGGAGGTCGATATTCCTCGCCCGCGCAAACGCATGGATGTGGTGCATCACCCCAGCTACTACAGCCTGCGATCGGAAATCATCTACTTCCTCAACCAGCAAAAACGGGTCAAGAAACTCAATGCCCGCAAGGTGACTACCGTGGCGCGGCACGGTCTGGAAAAGGTCAATCTGGAAATCGGCTATGTGCCCCTAATGGCCTGTGCACCGCTGGTGGTGGCCCAAGAAAAAGCCTTCTTTGCCAAACACGGCCTCGATGAAGTCAGCTTGGTGCGAGAGACCAGTTGGCGTGGCATTGTCGATGGGTTGACTGAAAACTACCTCGATGCAGCCCAGATGCCAGCCGGCATGCCGGTCTGGATGTCTGTGGGTGGCCAAGGTGGCAGTCCTCTACCGATCGTTTCGTCCTTGACAATGAGCCGCAACGGTAACGGCATTACCCTCTCCAAAGCCCTGTATGACGAGGGTATTCAGACGGTCGATGACTTCCGTAACTTGCTGCGCAGCACGGCTGACAAGCAGCACATCATGGGCATTGTCCATCCAGCTTCGATGCACAACTTGCTGTTGCGCTACTGGCTGGCAGCGAATCAGATCGACCCCGATCGCGATGTGCAATTGCGCACGATCCCTCCGGCGCAGATGGTGGCCGACCTCAAGGACGGCACGATCGATGGCTACTGTATCGGTGAGCCTTGGAATGCGTGGGCAGCCCAAAAAGAAATTGGCTTCACAATCGCCAGCGATCTGGAAATTTGGAATGGTCACCCCGGCAAAGTACTCGGTGTCCGTGAAGACTGGGCTAATCGCTATCCCAACAGCCATGTGGCCTTGGTCAAAGCGCTGCTAGAAGCCTGCCAGTACTGCGAAGATCCTGCGAACTGGGATGAACTGCGCGAACTGTTAAGCGATCGCCGCTACCTGAGCTGTCCGAAGGAGTACATCCAGTTCAGCCAAAGCACTGCCGACGACTTGGCGGTGCCTCACCATCGCTTTGCTGGAGCGGGCGTTAACCGTCCCAGTCGGACAGAGCATCTCTGGATGATGACCCAGTTGGCTCGCTGGGGTGATGTGCCCTTCCCCCGCAACTGGGTTGAAATCTTGGAGCGGGTTTGCCGGGTTGGGGTGTTTAGCACCGCCGCCCGCGAACTGGGGCTCTCGGAGGTCGTCAACTATCAGCGCAGCACGCCGGTTGAACTGTTTGACGGCGTCCCCTTCAACGCTGAAGACCCGATCGCTTACCTCAATTCCCTGCCCATCCACCGCGACTTCAGCGTGGCAGAAATTGCACTCGATCAGCCCCGCCCGATCGCAGCTGCCTAG